The following coding sequences are from one Bacteroidota bacterium window:
- the hemA gene encoding glutamyl-tRNA reductase has product MNKFKIIAFTHKTTDVNDIGKLHVEDHLASEKLALVKAVMDIEELLYLSTCNRMEFMLSTEQEIDALYIESFFKAFNDDWNADYLDWIQKNVQVFDGEAALRHLFNVASSIDSLVVGEREIITQVRNAYEKCNEYGLTGDLIRLVVKKTIETAKEIYTETNIARNPVSVVSLAYRKLRSLNVKKESRFIIIGSGVTNTTMAQYLKKHKFANFTVFNRTLSNAQKLASELNGKAFPLSELNNYKEGFDIILTCTGAAQSIITLELYKHLVGNDKSQKIVIDLAIPNDLDAEILNNYDVNLIAVNNLQEIAKENLKAREQELDTCKVIIEANIYEFRQILKTRKVELAMSEVPKKVKEIRETANEVFAKELNALNPESKEVLDKIISYMEKKYISVPMKMAKEILTNQK; this is encoded by the coding sequence GTGAACAAGTTTAAAATAATCGCTTTCACCCATAAAACAACCGATGTGAACGACATCGGAAAATTGCACGTGGAAGATCATCTTGCGAGCGAAAAATTAGCATTGGTGAAGGCGGTAATGGATATCGAAGAATTGTTATACCTCAGTACCTGCAATCGCATGGAATTTATGCTCTCCACCGAACAGGAAATCGATGCGCTTTATATCGAAAGTTTTTTCAAAGCTTTTAATGACGATTGGAATGCAGACTACCTCGACTGGATTCAAAAAAATGTTCAGGTATTTGATGGTGAAGCCGCATTGCGTCATTTATTCAATGTCGCTTCTTCCATTGATTCATTAGTTGTTGGAGAAAGAGAAATCATTACACAAGTTCGCAACGCCTATGAAAAATGTAATGAATATGGATTAACTGGCGACTTAATTCGCTTGGTTGTAAAAAAGACGATTGAAACAGCAAAAGAAATTTATACCGAAACCAATATCGCCAGAAATCCTGTTTCTGTTGTTTCATTGGCCTACAGAAAACTACGTTCTCTTAACGTAAAAAAAGAATCCCGCTTTATCATCATCGGTTCCGGTGTTACCAACACCACCATGGCGCAATACTTGAAAAAACATAAGTTTGCAAATTTTACCGTATTCAATCGCACACTTTCTAATGCTCAAAAATTAGCATCAGAACTCAATGGAAAAGCATTTCCACTTTCTGAATTGAATAATTATAAAGAAGGTTTTGATATCATTCTAACCTGTACAGGTGCAGCTCAAAGTATTATCACTCTCGAATTGTATAAGCATCTTGTTGGGAATGATAAATCACAAAAAATAGTCATCGATCTTGCCATCCCGAATGATTTGGATGCTGAAATTTTAAATAACTACGATGTAAACCTCATCGCAGTAAATAACCTTCAGGAAATTGCAAAAGAAAATTTAAAGGCACGTGAACAGGAATTGGATACGTGCAAAGTAATTATTGAAGCCAATATTTATGAGTTTCGTCAAATCCTCAAAACACGCAAAGTGGAATTGGCAATGAGTGAAGTACCTAAAAAGGTAAAGGAAATACGTGAAACAGCGAATGAAGTATTTGCCAAAGAATTGAATGCACTCAATCCGGAATCGAAAGAAGTGCTGGATAAAATAATTTCCTATATGGAAAAAAAATACATCAGTGTGCCGATGAAAATGGCAAAGGAAATTTTGACGAATCAAAAATAG
- the rpsB gene encoding 30S ribosomal protein S2: MSRTNFNDLLEAGSHFGHLKRKWNPAMAPYIFTEKNGIHIIDLNKTVVKVDEAADALKQIAKSGKKILFVATKKQAKDIVADKVKAIGMPYVTERWPGGMLTNFATIRKAVKKMATIDKMSTDGTFDNISKKEKLQISRERAKLETNLGSIVELSRLPAALFIVDISKEHIAVAEAKRLNIPTFAIVDTNSDPNAVDFAIPANDDASTSIALITGIITKAIEEGLAERKVDKETQAEEKEGTKTSRDEAEQLSAGAKVKSSNDGEAKGGAGKKPRRKINS, from the coding sequence ATGTCAAGAACAAATTTCAATGATTTATTAGAAGCAGGTTCCCACTTCGGACACTTGAAAAGAAAATGGAATCCAGCAATGGCTCCTTATATCTTCACCGAAAAAAACGGTATCCACATTATCGACTTAAACAAAACAGTTGTGAAAGTGGACGAAGCAGCAGATGCTTTGAAACAAATTGCAAAATCCGGTAAAAAGATTTTATTTGTTGCTACTAAAAAACAAGCAAAAGATATCGTTGCTGATAAAGTAAAAGCAATTGGTATGCCTTATGTTACTGAGCGTTGGCCAGGTGGTATGTTAACAAACTTTGCAACCATCCGCAAAGCTGTTAAGAAAATGGCAACCATTGATAAAATGAGTACTGATGGAACATTTGATAATATTTCTAAAAAAGAAAAATTACAAATTTCTCGTGAGCGTGCTAAATTAGAAACCAACTTAGGTTCTATTGTTGAATTGAGCCGCCTACCGGCAGCCTTGTTCATCGTAGATATTTCTAAAGAACACATCGCAGTAGCTGAAGCAAAAAGATTAAACATCCCAACATTTGCTATCGTTGATACGAACTCTGATCCTAATGCAGTTGACTTTGCAATTCCTGCAAATGATGATGCTTCTACTTCTATCGCTTTAATTACAGGTATCATTACCAAAGCAATTGAAGAAGGTTTAGCTGAACGCAAAGTGGATAAAGAAACACAAGCTGAAGAAAAAGAAGGAACAAAAACTTCTCGCGATGAAGCTGAACAATTAAGCGCTGGTGCCAAAGTAAAATCATCAAACGATGGTGAAGCAAAAGGCGGAGCCGGAAAAAAACCAAGAAGAAAAATTAATAGTTAA
- the hemC gene encoding hydroxymethylbilane synthase produces the protein MERKIIIGSRGSDLALWQANHVLRKVQKLGLTAELKIITTQGDAIQNLSFDKLEGKGFFTKEIEEALLNKEIDLAVHSHKDLPTTSPEGLKIAAVSEREDAAELILIRKECVDNAQKYAFKKNAVVGTSSARRKSQLLAFRKDITIEDLRGNVPTRIQKLRDKKYDAIMLAAAGVERLRIDLSEFKVLRLDPKEFIPAPAQGVLGLQIREDDHELFEYIHKLNSEKVEDTIGIERKVLNLFDGGCQLPLGVFCIKEDNKFKVWTSKSDAWDTMPKRLYFESFTADGFAQKIVNRLNAIKGCSVLITRDLKQDSFFKNVLEGNGYTVEGVSFIETKKVNILSVPQADWVFFASSNAVDYFFSQNPELKSKTKFGVIGKSTEQELKKHNRNAAFVGSVPDTKVVGKKFAKTVGDETVLFPQAKGGLRTIQQQFEDASKLTDLVVYETVKKENAKLPDAEILVFTSPSNVESFFEKGKIEATQKVIAIGKSTEKKLTEHGVENCLLPASFDEVGLAEAVFGI, from the coding sequence ATGGAAAGAAAAATAATAATTGGCTCTAGAGGAAGCGACTTAGCATTGTGGCAAGCCAATCACGTATTGCGTAAAGTTCAAAAATTAGGGCTAACAGCCGAATTGAAAATTATTACAACCCAAGGGGATGCAATTCAAAATTTAAGTTTTGATAAACTGGAAGGAAAAGGTTTTTTTACAAAAGAAATTGAAGAGGCCTTGTTAAATAAAGAAATTGATTTAGCCGTTCACTCTCACAAAGATTTACCAACCACTTCTCCTGAAGGACTTAAAATTGCTGCTGTCTCCGAACGTGAAGATGCTGCAGAATTAATTTTGATTCGCAAAGAATGTGTTGACAATGCACAAAAATATGCATTCAAAAAAAATGCAGTTGTTGGAACATCTTCCGCAAGAAGAAAATCTCAATTGCTCGCATTTCGAAAGGATATTACAATTGAAGATTTAAGAGGGAATGTTCCCACACGTATTCAAAAATTACGCGATAAAAAATACGATGCTATCATGTTAGCTGCTGCAGGTGTGGAACGTTTACGCATCGATTTAAGTGAATTTAAAGTACTACGCTTAGATCCAAAAGAATTTATTCCCGCTCCCGCTCAAGGTGTTTTAGGATTGCAAATTCGCGAGGATGACCATGAATTATTTGAATACATCCACAAGCTAAATTCCGAAAAAGTTGAAGATACTATCGGTATCGAACGCAAAGTCCTTAACTTATTTGATGGCGGTTGTCAATTGCCTTTAGGCGTTTTCTGTATCAAAGAGGATAATAAATTTAAAGTGTGGACTTCCAAGTCGGATGCCTGGGATACCATGCCCAAACGATTGTATTTTGAATCTTTTACTGCCGATGGTTTTGCACAAAAAATTGTCAACCGATTAAATGCAATTAAAGGTTGTTCAGTTTTAATTACCCGTGATTTAAAACAAGATTCCTTCTTTAAAAATGTTTTAGAAGGAAACGGATATACCGTAGAAGGTGTTTCTTTTATCGAAACTAAAAAAGTAAATATTCTGTCTGTTCCTCAGGCAGATTGGGTATTCTTCGCCAGCTCAAATGCAGTTGATTATTTCTTTTCTCAAAATCCGGAATTAAAATCAAAAACAAAATTCGGAGTGATTGGAAAATCGACCGAACAAGAATTGAAAAAGCACAACAGAAACGCAGCATTTGTCGGCTCTGTCCCTGATACAAAAGTGGTTGGCAAAAAATTTGCAAAAACAGTGGGTGATGAAACGGTGTTGTTCCCGCAGGCAAAAGGCGGATTACGCACCATTCAACAACAATTTGAAGATGCTTCTAAATTGACTGATTTGGTTGTGTATGAGACAGTAAAAAAAGAAAATGCAAAATTACCAGATGCTGAAATTTTAGTATTTACAAGTCCTTCTAATGTCGAATCGTTTTTCGAAAAAGGTAAAATAGAAGCGACACAGAAAGTAATTGCCATCGGAAAGTCAACTGAAAAAAAATTAACAGAACACGGAGTAGAAAATTGTTTGCTGCCAGCTTCGTTTGATGAAGTTGGTTTGGCGGAAGCTGTGTTTGGAATATAA
- a CDS encoding elongation factor Ts — protein MAITAADINKLRQMTGAGMMDCKKALTEAEGDFEKAIDELRKKGQKVAANRGDRESKEGVVLAKLTSDSKRGVVLAVNCETDFVAINADFIKMTTAILDIAVEKNAKTADELKALPFDAKITIGEKLIEQTGVIGEKIELTKYEVVEAPFVYAYIHPGNKLANVVGFSSATVNADVAKDVAMQVAAMAPVAVDKGDVDAETIKREIEVGKEQAREEGKPEEMLEKIAMGKLNKFYKESTLLNQEFIKDNKKTIAQYLNDSEKGLTVTGFKRIALG, from the coding sequence ATGGCGATTACAGCAGCAGATATTAATAAGTTAAGACAAATGACCGGTGCCGGCATGATGGATTGTAAAAAAGCATTAACAGAGGCTGAAGGTGATTTTGAAAAAGCAATTGACGAATTACGTAAAAAAGGACAAAAAGTAGCAGCTAACCGTGGTGATAGAGAATCTAAAGAAGGTGTTGTATTAGCGAAACTTACTTCTGACAGCAAACGTGGTGTTGTATTAGCAGTAAACTGCGAAACAGATTTCGTTGCTATCAATGCTGATTTTATTAAAATGACAACTGCAATTTTGGATATCGCAGTTGAGAAAAACGCAAAAACTGCTGACGAATTAAAAGCTTTGCCTTTTGATGCTAAAATCACAATTGGAGAAAAACTAATTGAACAAACAGGAGTTATTGGAGAAAAAATTGAATTAACAAAATACGAAGTTGTGGAAGCTCCTTTCGTATACGCATATATTCACCCTGGTAACAAATTAGCAAACGTTGTTGGATTTAGTTCTGCAACAGTGAATGCTGATGTTGCGAAAGATGTTGCAATGCAAGTTGCTGCAATGGCTCCGGTAGCTGTTGACAAAGGCGATGTAGATGCTGAAACAATCAAACGCGAAATTGAAGTTGGTAAAGAACAAGCTCGTGAAGAAGGTAAACCGGAAGAAATGCTTGAAAAAATTGCAATGGGTAAATTGAATAAGTTTTACAAAGAATCTACTTTGTTAAACCAAGAATTTATCAAAGACAATAAAAAAACCATCGCTCAATATTTGAACGACTCAGAAAAAGGATTAACCGTTACAGGATTCAAACGAATCGCTTTAGGCTAA
- the rplM gene encoding 50S ribosomal protein L13 produces the protein MEAISYKTVSASKETVTKGWVIVDAENETLGRLASNVAYILRGKNKTNFTPHVDTGDNVIIINAEKVKLTGNKVSEKEYVRHTGYPGGQRFATPKLLLSKKPTEVIRLAVSGMLPKNKLGDALRKNVFIYAGAEHPHAAQQPKQIKINTIK, from the coding sequence GTGGAAGCAATTAGTTACAAAACGGTTTCAGCAAGTAAAGAAACTGTTACAAAAGGATGGGTTATCGTAGATGCAGAGAACGAAACATTGGGTCGTTTAGCTTCAAACGTGGCTTACATTTTAAGAGGAAAAAACAAAACAAACTTTACTCCTCACGTAGACACAGGTGATAATGTGATCATTATCAATGCTGAAAAAGTAAAATTAACAGGGAACAAAGTTTCTGAAAAGGAATACGTTCGTCACACAGGGTATCCGGGTGGACAGCGTTTTGCAACTCCTAAATTATTACTTTCTAAAAAACCAACAGAAGTAATACGTTTAGCAGTTAGCGGTATGTTACCAAAAAACAAATTGGGTGATGCATTGAGAAAAAATGTATTTATCTATGCAGGTGCAGAACATCCACATGCAGCTCAACAACCGAAACAAATCAAAATAAATACAATTAAATAA
- the rpsI gene encoding 30S ribosomal protein S9 produces the protein MEVVNTLGRRKTAVARAYVQKGSGEIVINNKDYKTYFTTSVLQYKVTQAFAVTKTQDQFDVKVNVKGGGVTGQAEAVRLAIARALVETDANLKPLLKAESLMTRNPKMVERKKPGQKKARKRFQFSKR, from the coding sequence ATGGAAGTAGTAAATACTCTTGGTAGAAGAAAAACCGCTGTAGCACGTGCATATGTGCAAAAAGGAAGTGGCGAAATTGTAATCAACAATAAAGATTACAAAACGTACTTCACAACATCCGTTTTACAATACAAAGTAACTCAAGCTTTTGCTGTGACAAAAACACAGGATCAGTTTGATGTGAAAGTGAATGTAAAAGGGGGCGGGGTAACAGGACAAGCAGAAGCTGTTAGATTAGCGATTGCTCGTGCTTTAGTAGAAACGGATGCAAATCTTAAGCCTTTGTTAAAAGCAGAAAGCTTAATGACACGTAATCCTAAAATGGTTGAACGTAAGAAACCGGGTCAGAAAAAAGCTCGTAAGCGTTTCCAATTCAGTAAACGTTAA